A window of the Bombina bombina isolate aBomBom1 chromosome 3, aBomBom1.pri, whole genome shotgun sequence genome harbors these coding sequences:
- the LOC128652900 gene encoding uncharacterized protein LOC128652900 isoform X1, whose translation MFDYKILEMPAVIFDNGSGLCKAGLSGDRAPRSIITSIIGYSKGKSAMLGAGCTEYYVGEEAQVKRGILNLNYPIEHGIVTSWDDMEKIWRHMYDCELRVKSSERPVLLTEAPLNPLQNREKMAEIMFENFNVPAMYVEVQAVLALYAAGRTTGIVLDSGDGVTHVVPIYDGYCLPHAVSRINVAGRDITEHFMRLLLECGHSFVTTAEREMVRELKEKLCYVALDPKLEMKRNHEEIMKEYKLPDGKVIAVGNQRFRATEIMFTPANIGLETPGVHKMIFNSIMKCGIDIRKDLYGNVLLSGGSTLFKGFDERLMKEMQIQVPSGMPVGIKAPPDRKYSVWIGASVLTTLKSFKRMWITSPDYKEYGTSVVHKKCL comes from the coding sequence ATGTTTGATTACAAGATTTTAGAGATGCCGGCTGTCATCTTTGATAATGGATCAGGATTATGTAAAGCTGGACTTTCTGGGGACCGGGCTCCAAGATCAATTATTACATCAATTATTGGTTATTCTAAAGGAAAGTCAGCAATGCTTGGTGCAGGATGTACTGAATATTATGTTGGAGAAGAGGCCCAAGTCAAAAGAGGAATCTTAAATCTGAACTACCCAATTGAGCACGGTATAGTTACCTCTTGGGATGACATGGAAAAAATCTGGAGACACATGTATGATTGTGAACTACGTGTGAAGTCCAGTGAGAGACCTGTACTGTTGACAGAAGCTCCTTTGAACCCTTTACAGAACCGTGAGAAGATGGCTGAGATAATGTTTGAAAACTTTAATGTCCCAGCCATGTATGTGGAAGTGCAAGCTGTTCTAGCGTTATATGCTGCTGGCCGTACCACCGGCATTGTTTTGGATAGTGGAGATGGAGTTACCCATGTGGTGCCCATATATGATGGCTACTGTTTACCACATGCAGTGTCTAGAATTAATGTTGCAGGCAGAGACATTACAGAACATTTTATGAGGCTTCTTTTAGAATGTGGACATTCATTTGTAACAACTGCCGAGAGAGAAATGGTAAGGGAGCTAAAGGAGAAGCTCTGCTATGTGGCACTGGATCCAAAACTGGAAATGAAAAGAAACCATGAGGAAATCATGAAAGAGTATAAACTTCCTGATGGGAAAGTCATTGCAGTTGGTAACCAGCGGTTCCGCGCTACAGAGATAATGTTTACCCCGGCTAATATTGGCCTTGAGACACCTGGGGTGCATAAAATGATCTTTAATAGCATTATGAAATGTGGCATTGATATACGCAAGGATCTGTATGGTAATGTACTTTTGTCAGGAGGCTCTACTCTTTTTAAAGGATTTGATGAGAGACTAATGAAGGAGATGCAAATCCAGGTACCAAGTGGCATGCCAGTGGGGATAAAAGCaccacctgatagaaaatacaGCGTGTGGATCGGAGCATCTGTCCTTACTACCCTGAAATCCTTCAAAAGAATGTGGATAACATCCCCTGATTATAAAGAATATGGCACTTCTGTAGTCCACAAAAAATGTCTTTAA
- the LOC128652900 gene encoding uncharacterized protein LOC128652900 isoform X2 yields MEGEMPAVIFDNGSGLCKAGLSGDRAPRSIITSIIGYSKGKSAMLGAGCTEYYVGEEAQVKRGILNLNYPIEHGIVTSWDDMEKIWRHMYDCELRVKSSERPVLLTEAPLNPLQNREKMAEIMFENFNVPAMYVEVQAVLALYAAGRTTGIVLDSGDGVTHVVPIYDGYCLPHAVSRINVAGRDITEHFMRLLLECGHSFVTTAEREMVRELKEKLCYVALDPKLEMKRNHEEIMKEYKLPDGKVIAVGNQRFRATEIMFTPANIGLETPGVHKMIFNSIMKCGIDIRKDLYGNVLLSGGSTLFKGFDERLMKEMQIQVPSGMPVGIKAPPDRKYSVWIGASVLTTLKSFKRMWITSPDYKEYGTSVVHKKCL; encoded by the exons ATGGAAGGGG AGATGCCGGCTGTCATCTTTGATAATGGATCAGGATTATGTAAAGCTGGACTTTCTGGGGACCGGGCTCCAAGATCAATTATTACATCAATTATTGGTTATTCTAAAGGAAAGTCAGCAATGCTTGGTGCAGGATGTACTGAATATTATGTTGGAGAAGAGGCCCAAGTCAAAAGAGGAATCTTAAATCTGAACTACCCAATTGAGCACGGTATAGTTACCTCTTGGGATGACATGGAAAAAATCTGGAGACACATGTATGATTGTGAACTACGTGTGAAGTCCAGTGAGAGACCTGTACTGTTGACAGAAGCTCCTTTGAACCCTTTACAGAACCGTGAGAAGATGGCTGAGATAATGTTTGAAAACTTTAATGTCCCAGCCATGTATGTGGAAGTGCAAGCTGTTCTAGCGTTATATGCTGCTGGCCGTACCACCGGCATTGTTTTGGATAGTGGAGATGGAGTTACCCATGTGGTGCCCATATATGATGGCTACTGTTTACCACATGCAGTGTCTAGAATTAATGTTGCAGGCAGAGACATTACAGAACATTTTATGAGGCTTCTTTTAGAATGTGGACATTCATTTGTAACAACTGCCGAGAGAGAAATGGTAAGGGAGCTAAAGGAGAAGCTCTGCTATGTGGCACTGGATCCAAAACTGGAAATGAAAAGAAACCATGAGGAAATCATGAAAGAGTATAAACTTCCTGATGGGAAAGTCATTGCAGTTGGTAACCAGCGGTTCCGCGCTACAGAGATAATGTTTACCCCGGCTAATATTGGCCTTGAGACACCTGGGGTGCATAAAATGATCTTTAATAGCATTATGAAATGTGGCATTGATATACGCAAGGATCTGTATGGTAATGTACTTTTGTCAGGAGGCTCTACTCTTTTTAAAGGATTTGATGAGAGACTAATGAAGGAGATGCAAATCCAGGTACCAAGTGGCATGCCAGTGGGGATAAAAGCaccacctgatagaaaatacaGCGTGTGGATCGGAGCATCTGTCCTTACTACCCTGAAATCCTTCAAAAGAATGTGGATAACATCCCCTGATTATAAAGAATATGGCACTTCTGTAGTCCACAAAAAATGTCTTTAA